In the Streptomyces fradiae ATCC 10745 = DSM 40063 genome, one interval contains:
- a CDS encoding M48 family metalloprotease — translation MGASVRALRALLLLSGFYLLGIALLAVLAGLDWAAALWAPSSLALKVYVVSALLAVPVVRGMFMLRTPKGEAAHGVPVTGEQEPRLWQEVRELARQVGTRAPDEIRLTGDVNAAVAEEARLLGLLGGTRRLYLGLPLMAGLTEAQLRAVLAHEMGHYGNSDTRLSAITVRGRVQVARTIADFEERAGGKVAKERERQERKNAKKVAKGGKAKEVDTTGAGLTYRAMARLYRAYGHFYLRATLAGSRRQELAADLAAARIAGRDATASALRELPALDSAHRFYLDCYATLGVDAGLLPPPGEVVGGFRHLLAARTGELAELRRDLPDEPSSPYDSHPPIAERVARLEALPDDGRASEPATPALGLLSDPGTAMVAVERTTLTPQALRMRRVDWPELVHTAMTGHSAREAEPLRRATAAVAGGDGSLDALLNALDLGVGWEIADRLPKSEEAGAAKGRVAREFARPVLRRGLARMVAGELADRGSARWELSWSRPASLRMPPGLEDELPAALDAAVADRPDTAPLRRLLAA, via the coding sequence GTCCTCGCGGGCCTCGACTGGGCCGCGGCGCTCTGGGCGCCCAGCAGCCTCGCCCTGAAGGTGTACGTCGTGAGCGCCCTGCTCGCCGTGCCGGTCGTACGGGGCATGTTCATGCTGCGCACCCCGAAGGGCGAGGCCGCGCACGGCGTCCCCGTCACCGGGGAGCAGGAGCCCCGCCTGTGGCAGGAGGTGCGGGAGCTGGCCCGGCAGGTCGGCACCCGCGCGCCCGACGAGATCCGGCTGACCGGCGACGTGAACGCGGCCGTCGCCGAGGAGGCCCGGCTGCTCGGCCTCCTCGGCGGCACCCGCCGCCTCTACCTGGGCCTGCCGCTGATGGCCGGGCTGACCGAGGCACAGCTGCGCGCCGTCCTCGCCCACGAGATGGGCCACTACGGCAACTCCGACACCCGCCTGTCCGCGATCACCGTCCGGGGCCGCGTCCAGGTCGCCCGCACCATCGCCGACTTCGAGGAGCGGGCCGGCGGCAAGGTCGCCAAGGAGCGGGAGCGCCAGGAGAGGAAGAACGCGAAGAAGGTGGCCAAGGGCGGGAAGGCCAAGGAGGTCGACACGACCGGCGCCGGCCTCACCTACCGGGCCATGGCGCGGCTGTACCGGGCGTACGGCCACTTCTACCTGCGCGCCACGCTCGCCGGCTCGCGCCGCCAGGAGCTGGCCGCCGACCTGGCCGCCGCGCGCATCGCGGGCCGTGACGCGACGGCGTCGGCGCTGCGCGAGCTCCCCGCCCTGGACTCCGCCCACCGCTTCTACCTGGACTGCTACGCCACCCTCGGCGTCGACGCGGGTCTGCTGCCGCCGCCCGGCGAGGTGGTCGGCGGCTTCCGCCACCTGCTCGCCGCACGCACCGGGGAGCTGGCCGAGCTGCGCCGCGACCTGCCGGACGAGCCCTCGTCCCCGTACGACTCGCATCCGCCGATCGCCGAGCGCGTCGCCCGCCTGGAGGCCCTGCCCGACGACGGCAGGGCGTCCGAGCCCGCGACGCCCGCGCTGGGGCTGCTGTCCGACCCCGGCACGGCGATGGTCGCCGTCGAGCGGACGACGCTCACCCCGCAGGCGCTGCGGATGCGCCGCGTGGACTGGCCTGAGCTGGTGCACACCGCGATGACCGGGCACTCCGCGCGGGAGGCCGAGCCGCTGCGGCGCGCCACCGCCGCGGTGGCCGGCGGCGACGGCTCGCTGGACGCCCTGCTGAACGCGCTCGACCTGGGCGTCGGCTGGGAGATCGCGGACCGGCTGCCCAAGTCCGAGGAGGCCGGTGCGGCGAAGGGCCGCGTGGCCCGCGAGTTCGCCCGCCCGGTGCTGCGCCGGGGCCTGGCGCGGATGGTCGCGGGCGAGCTGGCCGACCGCGGCAGCGCCCGCTGGGAGCTGTCCTGGTCGCGGCCCGCGTCGCTGCGCATGCCGCCGGGTCTCGAGGACGAGCTGCCGGCCGCCCTCGACGCGGCGGTCGCCGACCGCCCCGACACGGCCCCGCTGCGCCGGCTGCTGGCGGCCTGA
- the msrA gene encoding peptide-methionine (S)-S-oxide reductase MsrA translates to MFLYRRTPEMPTPEQALKGRPEPEFTVPDRHTVLGTPLLGPYPEGLEVADFGLGCFWGAERTFWRTPGVWTTLVGYQGGSTPNPSYEEVCSGLTGHTEVVRVVYDPAKVTYEELLKVFWEAHDPTQGYRQGNDVGTQYRSAVFTHSPAQAAAAESSREAYQRVLTASGYGTITTELRPAADLPFHPAEPYHQQYLDKNPAGYCGIGGTGVSCPVGVARADGVRPA, encoded by the coding sequence ATGTTCCTGTACCGCCGCACGCCGGAGATGCCCACGCCCGAGCAGGCGCTGAAGGGCCGCCCGGAGCCGGAGTTCACCGTCCCGGACCGCCACACCGTCCTCGGCACGCCCCTGCTCGGCCCGTACCCGGAGGGCCTGGAGGTGGCCGACTTCGGCCTGGGCTGCTTCTGGGGCGCGGAGCGGACGTTCTGGCGGACGCCCGGCGTGTGGACGACGCTCGTCGGCTACCAGGGCGGCTCCACGCCGAACCCGTCGTACGAGGAGGTCTGCTCCGGCCTGACCGGCCACACGGAGGTCGTGCGCGTCGTGTACGACCCGGCGAAGGTGACGTACGAGGAGCTGCTGAAGGTCTTCTGGGAGGCCCACGACCCCACGCAGGGGTACCGCCAGGGCAACGACGTGGGCACCCAGTACCGCTCGGCGGTCTTCACCCACTCCCCCGCCCAGGCTGCGGCGGCCGAGTCCTCCCGCGAGGCGTACCAGCGGGTCCTGACCGCCTCCGGGTACGGCACGATCACCACCGAACTGCGCCCGGCGGCCGACCTGCCCTTCCACCCGGCGGAGCCGTACCACCAGCAGTACCTGGACAAGAACCCGGCCGGCTACTGCGGCATCGGCGGCACGGGCGTCTCCTGCCCGGTGGGGGTGGCGCGGGCCGATGGTGTCCGCCCGGCATGA